The nucleotide sequence AAATCCAACTTTTAACACTAACAAGTAACAACCAacctgctctctctctctctctctctctctctctctctctatatatatatatatatatatcatacttGGTTTGCTAAATCTTGTGAGCTTATGAATGTGCCATGAAAGCCATAGGGTACCCTTGAAGGAAGCTTTATTGTAGATTCTAACTGTAGATTCATGGCGTTTATGATCAGAAGCTCTGATTTTCCTGTCTTCTCATCGTGCACAAATGTCAGAATGTAGCCATCGTCTTCCCTCTCCGAATTGGGGCCTCTTGGCACGAAAAACGGCTCGCCGCCGTATCTTCTCTCGCCGTAGATGAATTTCTGGACTTGGCCAGTTGAGAGGTCAACTTTGGCGAACCCGGAAACCTTGGGCCATGGTTCGGCAATGGCGAGATAAGCGAACTTCGTCTTTCTGCCCAGTCTGTTTCTGTTCACCATCCCGGCTTCCATGTTCATTTGATCGGACTCGGAGGATGGGATGATCGGCCGGCGAGTGGACTTCCCGGACTTCAAGTTCAGCCTGATTTCGGTTAAGACGCTTTTCAGGTTCTCGTCACATTCATTGAAAATGGAGTCCGGCGGGGTCATGCACGATCCAATAACCACGATCTCGTCCGACTCCGGCTCCTCCCAAGCGTTCCAGAGGTGGAAGCAGAAGGTATCCGGCGACTCCACCCAGGTGATATCCGAAGCATTTCGAGCGTTTTTGGGCATAATTCCGAACCGCGACTTCTTGTTCTTGTCATAAATGACCGGCGACCCACCGGCGATCATCTCTTGGAGCTTGAAGACCACTTGTTGGTCTGGTATTACCACGTAATTCTCTGTGATCGCGAAGTCATGCATCATGGTCGGCACCTCCAATGGTATGTTGACGTCCGGGGACTTCATTCCGTCTGCAGAGAACCGGAAGTACTTGAGATACGGCTTCTTTACGACGTCGTAGCTGAGGGCGAAGAGCTCTCCGGTGACGGGGTCGAGCTTCGGGTGGGCTATCATAGTGGAGCGGAGCTGCTCTCGGAACTCGAACCGGCCGACGGTCTGGAGGTCGCCGGAGGGCGTGATGCGAACTTGGTAGGGGAGGTCGTCTTCCGACATGGCCAACAGCCGGCGGTTGAAGTAGACCAAGCCGGCGTTGGCCACTCCAATGCCGTGGCTATGGTCGAGGAGGCCAAATAAGCCTCGGGCATAGAAGAGGAGGAGCCGAGCAATACCGGAGTGGCCGTGGAGCTCGCCGATGGCTTTGGGAAACACCGGCCGGCCGAGCTCGCGCTCTTGCACCAGCCGGTTCGTCTCCGTAAACCGGCAAGCGTAGCTGACCGAATTAGCATTGTGGAAAGTCACGGCATGAACCATCCCATCGCCGTCGAAGAAGTGGTGGCCGGCCACGGGCTGGAACAGCGGGTTGGCGCCGTTGCGGACATACACGCCACGAATGCAGTCGGGTATGGGGTTGGTGACCGGAAGCTCATGCCTCACGGGCTGCTCCGGGACCGGAGCAAAGTTGCCGGCGATTTGGACACGTGGGTCGGCGGTTTTGGGAAGCGGCTGTCTGAGCTCACGTGACAGCAAGGCCGCCTCCACCATGTCCAAGGCCTTGGCCGCAGCACTTTGAAGTGGGTTCCAGTGAGCCGGAGCCGGAGGGGATTGAACAGGGGAATCAATAATGGAGACGTCCTCTCTGGTAACAGCCGGGAATTGAATTAGAGCGGGAGAAGAGTTCAAAGCACAGTAGAATTCGGCTCTGCTGAGGCCAAggagtttcttcttcttcttggtggaaaaatgggattttgaaGGGAAATTCAAATATTCACTCGGCTGAGAGATTAATTGAGCCCTGCAGCAGGCCCAACCACTGGGAATATTTGAAATACAattagccatatatatatatatatgtatggcttaattatatatatatatggcttaaTTAAAGTTAATTAGGATGTGGATCTTCAGCAGGGGGGAAGAGCAAAGAGGGTAATGGAATGGAAGGAGTTGATTTGAAAGAGAGAAAGCAagagagagcgagcgagaggAGTGTATGTAGTCTGGGGAGAGGACGGGAGGGAAAAGGGCCGTATAAATAGAGGGAGAGGGATGGTAGAATTGAGTGGGGCAAATTCTTGAGACATTTAAGATGACACCACGTGGTCGATTTGTGGAAGGAGCACtgaatattattaatcaatttattatatttgattgacATAATGCCCGTAATGTACTTCAACAGTAAAAAGATGATGAATGAAAATTGGTGGCAAGGAGTATGGATAAATAATAAGGTATATTTGGTTGGTTGTTGGGCTATTTATATAAACAACAGCAATATAttgggtttttattttattacatagGGTAGGTTCAgttatatgaattctaaatttttatatatttttatcttttatcataTGGtcattatatattaaataataattaagattttgttactttaatgaataattttaaaataaattattgattaaaataataataaaattatagtcATATATGATATATCCCACCCACCTGAATATTTTTTTGGAGTATATTATGTAGGTAATGGATTACTTGTAGGGTTATGGACCTCCTTTTTATGATGTCTGACTCCGCGTATTTCCCTCTGAGATGGCCACACCCTCACCTGAAAGCCCCGCCTCCACGTGCCCCTTTCTGCTGCCTTTCGGCTATCAAATCTTAGTCACTTCTATAAAGTACGGttgaatgaatatatatagagtaatttataattaatttaaaataaatatataaaattatttttatttatttaaaaaaattatttaaattaaataaattaattccaCTTTATAAtcacttttatatataataaatattcttaataaaattttaaaataaaaaattcatattacccttaattttatttatcaaaatattcttgtctttttcacaatatttttttctcaacatTTACGCTTTGACTTTTTTTATTATCGAAATCATCCAAACTCAACCATTCTTCTTACATTCAAAATTTTACTTGTTGAGTTATTCAACCTTCTTCATTAATCCCAGGTAAGACCTCATTGAAGTTACATTTACCAAGTTTCTTTGTCTCTGACAAACATTCTCAATTAATCTAAAGGTATCAATTAtgatttctatttgttttgttttttaattatttttgtgttcacaATACTTATTAAGTTGTGTATAATGATTGTGATTGTGAgtagaacatattttgattagatatcatttcaaatttgattgatttgcgtgaaaaaaaaatcaaaagtgcACATCATACGTAAtcgagtttaaattttttttattatgtaaatctaaatttatatatCCTTATATATATgattcttatttaataatacttgtctaaataatttgatgtattattcaatatatataattgttaataaaataatttaaaataatttcatgttatcatattacttaacaaaaataattttaatttttttaaaaaataaattaaaaatgaacaCCTAAAAGCCAGCATTTGTGCCTAAATgtgttatattaaaatttttcaaaatttttaataatttttttaaaatttttgagtgtgatttttaatttttttttataaactatatataaaaaaagatgatagttaaaattagaagataatattaataataagattattattttataagttCAAAATCATGAATTTGAATTGCACAACTTGTCTcttgaggaaaagaaaagaaaatacaaattttaaaaaataaataaatcttttaTACTTACTAACAATTAGGACCGGGTTTAATTGGAGAATTTAACCTGGTCTGACTTTAATAGCCTCATTAAACCCGGTATGGCTTACTGGCTTGTGTGTGTGTTCCATTGCATCCATGGTGATGGTGAGACTCATTTCTTCCTTTGAATATTGCAGCAATGGATGTAATGTCATTTGTCATCGTATAGAACAGAGAATGTAATGATAATAAGTACATAGGGGTAGTAAGATGTGTGTGGGGCCTATAAGAATATAACTTTTATTGAATTGGTTGAGATTGTTTACACAGTAACAGAAATTGATAAAACAAAGTACGATattaacatttattttgtaatggAGCCCTCAAGCAGCCACCCGCGAAACTAATTGCCTATCAAGGACAATCATGATGTCAGGTTTATTATGTTCgataaaaaaagatataaagTGATGTATGTTGATACGATTTACAAAGATGCTAGAGTTTCTAACCTACATAGACAGCTGTGAAACTAATTGTCTTCATATAGTGGTGGTAATCAGGATTTAAATGTTTGATCCTACAGTGCATAATAACTCGCGTTCCCAGCGGTATTACCTAATTAGtatgaacataagtaaattgCCTAGTCTGTTGGTCAACCATCtgtaggaaaaagaaaaaacaattcACGTTGAGATTTAATTCAGATTCCATAATATCACTTAAAATTGTTAAAGAAACACTGTGCAATAGTGTGTATAAATTGTGTAATAGTGAGATGTAGGGGACAAGGCCCGACGTTAAGGGTTTCGTTCCTAACGATCACAACATAGCCATGGGGCTTCGTTCGCTTCGTCGAGAACAATGAAGCCCGATAGTCGTGCTTCGTCAGCAAACAAAACCCAACCATCGGGCTTTGCTAGCAAACGCAACCCGACCGTCAAGCTTCGTTCACGAACGCAACCCGACAAAGCTCGACGGTCGACGACGAAGCCGAATGGTCGGCGACCATGTCATTTTTGAAACCCACCAGGTTTCGTCACAAATCTACACCAAAATCGCACAACAAAATCTAAGCTCATTCAACGATGATGAGTTCGATGTCGATAGTAGTAAGAGACAGATGCTATCAGGTTTAGGGAAAATGTGTGAATGGTTTGTGGGGTTGAATGTGGGTGAGAGTATTTTAGTATTTGTATAGTCCTGTGAGTTTAAAGTGTTCAAgaatattttggtatttatttttttaagtaaaatgaTGGTCAAATCTGGCAAAGTAGGTAAATCATGCAATTAGTTTCTTTgagttgttaaaaatatttttttttaaaaaaaataattaaaatcaaattttatatttaaggggTAGTTACTTTTTGCAATTTCCACGAATATATAtccacatacacatacatatacttCTTTTGATAAGCACATTTCTATATATAAAGAAGTTGTAATCAATCCAAACAAAAgttatacaaataatatatgaatatataaattatacaaaaattgtTGAGGGGGTGATTCTATCTAAATCTAATCATACTTCAATATACACACTACCATACCTATAACAATTAACCAAAAGTTTTGTAGTCTTGTGGCCTCTTTAACAGTCTGCCTAACAGTGAAATCAGATATGCACGGATATATAATGCCCCAAAATTGAAAGGttcctaattttaaaaatttataatttatatatattttttatttttaataataaatattttgttaaaaaattaaatataaaacataataaacttttttttatccTCTCTTCTCCATTCCCTAATTTTTTACCTGCTATTCCCAAATTTCAATTCCCATAATCCCATAAAACCCATTTTCCCTTTCTAATTTTTCCCTCCCTCCTCTCTTGTGCGTGCTTCGACGGTCACTGCACACAACACACTCATTTTTTGCTCCAGTCTTCAGCCTTCATTTCAGCATCTGCCATCTATGATTTGTGTTATTATATTGTGATTGTTGAGCTGACTCTATCTGTCCCTGGTAGCAAAGATGCTTCTCTCGCCAATGAGTCTATAGCCAGAGACGCATCCTCGAGCCCTGGCCGTGGCACCAGAAGGTCACATCCGTCGCCGGTGTAGCCGTTGTGGCAACAAGTTTCTTCTTCAGCTTTAATTTCTCGATTTGCTATTTTTTAGGCTTTCTATGTGTTATTGTGTGGATATTTTTTTGACTTTGATTTGTTGTGAAGTTGTGATTTGGTGTATTtcattttggttatttaatACATTGATTCTAGTATATTAGTGTATAACCTATGCTATGTTTGTAAAAaggtatattattttttttttataaaaaaaattaatactcttaagaaggccttaaattttttttttgcctaaGGCCCCAAATTCGTTGGGGCCAACTCTGCTCTTCAAGCCATAACGTGGTTCCCCCACTATTGAAAAAAGTTTGGAAGAGTTCGTTTGGCAAAAATGGTGTCATTTGATGTTTAAGTTAATAAGGGTAATTGAGAGGTTTAATGTTGATATAAGGTATTGGATGCCAAAGAGTGGATATAGATGGTGTTTGACAATcattacttaatttaaaatttttcatcctAGAGTCTTTTAAAAGCTATAAGGggcaaatttttatttttgaaacttaaaatCCCACATAAAAAGCTAAAATTgagtaagagaaagaaaaatataccctaaaacaaattgaaaaattccaataaatgtCCCTGTCTTCCTTATCAATTTTCTTCGCCATATTCATTTCATTACCTATCACCATCATTGCCGTCATCAACATCACCTTCTTCACGCCGTTCGCTTAAAATAGAAGAAGCAATAACAATGACCTATTACTTATTATTCTCTTCTCTAGGTTATAGGTCGTTGAATTTTGACGATCTAAAATCTATTATTTAGATTCTAGTGGATTGTTTGTAAGTGACAAGATCAATACCAATCACCATCAGTTGATAAGTTTTTTTTagctatttatatatatatgcactcaaaagtttatatatacacacacatatacatatataagtaCATTTATATTGCCTCTTTATATAAAGTTTATACAAACATGTACATAAAATAACAGATATATTGTttggtatataaaaaattattaactaaaatcataatatatgttACACGTTTGTTACaaagtataattaattatatatttttattataattaatttttaatgattttatttataaaaataaaaataacacgctcctttagtaattttataacTTCTCACAACTTATAAGATTTTCTTTTACCAAACAcaaatttttaacttaaaaacgtatttttatCCAAACTCTTCATTAACTCAATTCACAATTCACTATATAACTTGAAGAATAAAAAatgcagttttttttttgtcagcCTTACACTATGTTTGGGAACCATTTTATACTTACATCCTTGTATATTTTAAGTTTACTATGataattataaagaaataaaattattataactctCAAGTTACATATCAAGTAGTTAGATCATGATAAGTTAAGATTCGCATCAATAAGTCGTGAATTCGATTTCTTATCTTGTTCAATGTGCCAAAACTTTTAcctattatttatcttttctataGAAATCAACCAATAACACGAGCAATAGGAGACCGCTCTCAaggaataaaattattatattatttatatcaaataaTATAACATTTATTTGACATGAACATGTTAAAAAGAGATGTGGGCCCACCCTCTTTCCTGTAACATTAAAATGATTGTGGCCCCCACTCTCTTTCCCGTAACATCAAAAAGAGTGTGGGCCCCACTCTCCTCCCCCCTTATATACGCTACGTCAAAGAAACCCAACTCAAATAGCAGAAGAATACTCTCAGAAATAGGGCGTTACAACTGGCAGGGTGTTTCGATAAGCGGTGCCTCACGGAGGCACTTGCCAGTCGCCAGATCATCTGtgtgggatgggatgggatgggtgGTGGGGCCACAGTCAAATGAGGTCTGCTTAGGTGGCCTTTTGTCCACGTGACGCCTGTTGAATTCACATGTGTAGCAGATGTGGAATTttgacatcatcaaaattcatattccGAGCGTTATATAGATATGTGAAGGTGatataacattaattaatttgacaaAATCATTATATGTAGATACAGGAAGGATGAACAGGGATTGGTGGGTGGGTACTACTCTACTGGGTGGGGTGGTGCCATTGGTTGGGTGGGGCTATAATTCATCGTTGTCTTGTGTAGCTGCATTTACATCTCAGCTTTTAGCAGCATTCCAACACAGCATTGTCAAGGGCCATCTGCAAGGACAGATGAAAATGATGCCTGCGAATTTGACATGCATAGGGTATCGTTGTACGGCTTTTTTCCTTGGGAAGGATAGTTGCGGTTgaaggaatttaattatagaGAAGACAGTGAGTGACCTCACTGTCACTGGGAAATTAATCTTacaagtttttctttcttttaatcaTCAGGTGATagtttcaaataattaatagtCGGGGTGGGGGTAAAGTTGTTCAAATATGGACCTCTCGTGGTTTGGTAATGATTTAATTAAGAAAGGTTGAGACATTTAGCCGTGGGACTGAAATTTCTTGCACCAAAATTTGAGCTATCAAAatgatttatgtttttaatgCAGGAGCCCCCTCGATCGGCCAAATATTTGGGCTTCTCTTAGTgtcttctttattattattattattattattattattattgttgtggaGATTAGggttattttgtataaatatattcttATTAGATGAGATGTGACGTCGTtgtaatcatatatatatatataaatatattctttaaaaataataatgtcaGTCACTTGGTGCAATGGGGCTCACTCGTTCACCAGCAGCCAGCAGGCCTAACAAATTGAATGGTCAAGGGCAGCTTGCAATttaaggaaaagaaatggaaaaagcTAAATTATCACCCATCACTAGGCTTAGTTATTATTTCTATCATCATCTTTATATATCTCAAAACTATATTCGTTCCAAACGTGTACCAAACCCACCTTCAGAACAGAACTAAACCCAAAAGAAGATCAGGGAGCAATTATAAAGACAACTTAAGTACAGCTTTTTGGAGTAGACCGTTTTTGGTGCCACCAATAATTGGTACATTGTCAGCATTTACGTACTTTTGCTATAATTTCACTGACTCCCCCTGCCATTGCATTTACCTTCAATTCTATAATTTTGATCACAAAGATTAAGGTCATTGAGGTACACCTAATTAATTACTAGAACTTTTAACCCACATTTATCTTATACAACAATTTAGCTAGGTTCCACATTTATCTTAATTTGAACATTTTTGATACCCAATGTCGAATGGTAGGAGTAGGTAAATGTGattattaatcataaaatttatttatttatttatttaaaaaatgtaggAGATTAGGGTGACCTTGTATGTGTGAGCATCATAGGCCTTGATATATCCAATAGCCCCAAATTACTACAA is from Diospyros lotus cultivar Yz01 chromosome 2, ASM1463336v1, whole genome shotgun sequence and encodes:
- the LOC127793855 gene encoding 9-cis-epoxycarotenoid dioxygenase NCED2, chloroplastic-like, yielding MANCISNIPSGWACCRAQLISQPSEYLNFPSKSHFSTKKKKKLLGLSRAEFYCALNSSPALIQFPAVTREDVSIIDSPVQSPPAPAHWNPLQSAAAKALDMVEAALLSRELRQPLPKTADPRVQIAGNFAPVPEQPVRHELPVTNPIPDCIRGVYVRNGANPLFQPVAGHHFFDGDGMVHAVTFHNANSVSYACRFTETNRLVQERELGRPVFPKAIGELHGHSGIARLLLFYARGLFGLLDHSHGIGVANAGLVYFNRRLLAMSEDDLPYQVRITPSGDLQTVGRFEFREQLRSTMIAHPKLDPVTGELFALSYDVVKKPYLKYFRFSADGMKSPDVNIPLEVPTMMHDFAITENYVVIPDQQVVFKLQEMIAGGSPVIYDKNKKSRFGIMPKNARNASDITWVESPDTFCFHLWNAWEEPESDEIVVIGSCMTPPDSIFNECDENLKSVLTEIRLNLKSGKSTRRPIIPSSESDQMNMEAGMVNRNRLGRKTKFAYLAIAEPWPKVSGFAKVDLSTGQVQKFIYGERRYGGEPFFVPRGPNSEREDDGYILTFVHDEKTGKSELLIINAMNLQLESTIKLPSRVPYGFHGTFISSQDLANQV